aatgcacagcggaaagtaaaagagtagggaagaaggataCAAACACacgagtttttatactggttcggcaacaacccgtgcctacatccagtccccaagcgacctgcggtccttgagatttctttcaaccttgtaaaaatccttttacaagcaaagatccacaagggatgtgccctcccttgttctctttgaaaccctagtggatgtaccctccactagaactgatccagaatagatgtaccctctcttgttctcagtcaaacccaagtagatgtactctctacttgtaccacaaaggatgtatcctccaatgtgttaagacaaagatctcaggcagttaaacctttgatactttgtgaatggggatacaaaagaattctcaggcggttagtcctttgaacacttttgtattagggaaagggaagaatcaaaagaattctcagattgtgtcattttgaattctttgacaagggagaagggagacacaaaagaattcaggcggttagtccttcgttcttttggaaaagggagaagagagacacaaaaagaattcaggcggttagtccttggcgaattctttttggcaaagggagaagagatgaaaagaatgaataacacaagtttccaaggtttagaaaaccaaaaaactttggaaagctttttgcacaaagaagaagaagaaattcaaagagattcaaggcttgtaaaggattgtataagattgattggaaaagtgtattgaaaagcaaatcaaagccttgcttttgtagactcttcatgtctggccaaaaggaccatttagaagagttataacttttagaaaaacttaaaaccaatttgaaaaggtcaaaaaccatttgaagagttacatcttttgatttattcagaaacaatcactggtaatcgattaccaaatcaatgtaatcgattacacaaagcttttatgtgaaaggatgtgactcttcacatttgaatttgaatttcaacgttcaaaagcactggtaatcgattaccaaaacattgtaaccaattacagctttttgaaatcaattggaatgttgtaaattcatttgaaaacttttttcaaatccattttgctactagtaatcgattacaacaatctggtagtcgattaccagagagtaaaaactctttggtaaacatgttttgagaaaaatccatgtgctactcagtttttgaaaaaaccttttcatacttatcttgattaagccttttcttgattcttgaatcttgagtcttgaatcttgatctcttgaatcttgatccttgattcttgaaatcaactttcctcttgaatcttgaagtgttcttgattctatcttgaatatcttgaactcattctttgattgacctttgagatttttgtcatcacctttgtcatcatattttgttatcatctttgttatcatcaaaacatctttgaattaaatcaatcttgattcatcatgaagctttgcttctacacctcTTTCCCCATTTCTTCCTTAATTGATGGGTTGAGCCTTCTCTGGGGCTGCCTGACTGGTCTATAATCTTCTTCCATCATTATATTGTGCATGTAGTAAGCAGGGCTGATCCCTTTAAGATCTGATATGTAACACCCAATTTCTTCCATGTGTCTCTTGAGGACCTCTACTAACCTGTTCTCTTCTTCTACTGTTAGCTCACTGCTGATCACCATAGGCTTGGTCTCATTCTCCTCCAAGAACACATACTTCAGGTGGTTGGGTAGGATCTTTAGCTCTAACTTGGTTTTCTCGAATGGACTCCCGctttttaattcttcaaaacTGGTCCCCCTGCATTAATGTTTTCTTCATCATCTAAGTCTTCCAAGCAAGCCCTTAGATCCTTCTCCTCTTCACTGGTTAGACAATCCACAACATAGATCAAAGCTTTCTCAAGTGAAGTTTGTGTGGTTTAGAGAGCACTGATGTCTTCTTTATTGACGCTCATTTCCAGATTACCATTCCTAATATCTATGATGCAGTTGGCAGTCAGCATGAAGGGTTTGCCTAGGACAAGAGGAATCTCTACATCTTCTTCTATGTCCATGATGAAAAAATCCACCGGGAAAGTAAAGTGACAGACTTTGACTAGGACATCTTCCACTACCCCGTACAGTCTTGTGATTGATTAGTCTGGGAGCTGGAGCGTCATCTTGGTAAGGTATGTCTTCTGGTTTCCAATGCCTCTACACATTGACAGGGGCGTCAAGTTCATGCTTGCCCCTAAGTCAATGAGAGCCTTCCCTATTGACTCATTCCCTATGGTGCAAGGGATTGTCACGCTCCCGGGGTCTTTTGAATTTCTTGGGCAACTTCCTTTGTATCACTGCACTGTTGTTGCCTCCCACCATAATGCTTTCATTGTCAATGTACTTTTCCTTCTTGGTAAGGATGTTCTTCATGAATTTGGTGTAGAGCGACATCTACTGCAAGGCTTCCCCAAATGGCATGGTTATCTCTAGCCCCTTGAATATCTCCAAGAAATGCTTGAAGTAGCACTCCTTATTCTTCTTTGATGGCACTAAAGGATATGGGAACTCCTTTAGAGGGGGTAGTGGCTCTTCTTTCCTAGCCTCTCGGGCTAGCTGACTTTTTTTCTTAGAAGTCAagaccttcttctcttcctctttctcttatttcttcttctcttcttcctctttctgTCCTTCTTTGTCTGCCCTTCCTTCCTCAAACTGGTTTTCTTCaactttctcttcttctccttgTGCTCTCCTCTAGCTTCTAGTCAACATTGCCTTGCTAATGGCgctcttcttctctgtgttggctccaAAGCTGCTAGTGGGTCTTTCAGCCATTTGTTTGGCTAATTTTCCCACTTGTATCTCCAGGTTCTTGATGGATGACTCCGTGCTCTTGTAGTTGGACATGGATATCTGCATAAATTGAGACAGCGTCTCCTCAAGCTTGTTGGTCTTCTCATAAAGATCAATCCCTTGGTTGGAATTCTGGCCAGGTTGACTTCTTTGCTCATTGTTGAATTGGTTCCCCggatgattcctccaatttGAGCCTTCTACGAAATTCCTCCCTTGGTTGAATCTCGGCGGTCCTCTTTGGTTGTATCCTTGGAATCCATGGCAATTATGAGCTCCCATGTAGTTCACCTCCCTAGAAGAATCTTCTTCGGCTATGCATTGCCCTGGCTTGTGTGCTCCACTGTAGATATGGCATCCCCTTATTTGCATCTTGAGCTGTGAGTTCTAGAAGACTCATTTTTGTTGGCGTGTATGCTCGATCATGaagaatggcatgatcactggctgCCATGTTCTCTATCAGCTCCATTGCCTCCTCTGGTGTCTTCATCTTGATTTTACCCCCTGCGGATGCGTCATGAAGTTGCTTTGACTATGGTCACAGGCCATCTATGAAGATGTTTAGTTGCACCGGTTCGCTGTACCCATGTGTAGGCATCTTCCTGAGTAGTTCGAGGAAACGGTCGAGCGCCTCGCTAAGTGATTCATCGGAGAATTGATGGAATGAGGATATTTCCATCTTCCCCTCGGCAGTCTTTGACTccgggaagtatttctttaagAATTTTTCTACAACTTCCCAGGTCTGCAAGCTATTGCCCTTGAATGAGTGTAGCCATCATTTTGCTTCCCTtgccaaagaaaaagagaaaagattgAGGCGTATGGCATTCTCATGAACACCAACTATCTTTACCGTGTTACAAATTTCTATGTAGGTGGCAAGATGAGTGTAAGGATCCTCATTCGGTAGACCGTGGAAGAGGTTTCCTTGTATCAGTTGTATGAGAGAGTGAGGATAAGATATGTTGGTTGCTTGAACCTTTGGCCTTGCAATACTGGGGAAAAACTATGGGGTAGTTGTACTAGAGTAGTCCTTTAGTGTCACTCATCGTGCATGCTCCTCTTCCTTTTGATAGTAGTTTTGTGGAGAGGGTGGAGGTGAGGGTTGACTGCTTCCTTGTATTTcttgctctcttcttcttcctgcaGCATTGTTTCACCTACAAGTGGCTTCAATTTCTGAATTTAGTGGAGCTAAATCTTCGGTTACAGTTCTACCTCGCATACACAGAAACatgcaaaattgaaaatatgtgGCAACCAAGTATGAAGAACAAAATCCCAAGCaatggcgccaaaaacttgttaacagtttggcaagtgtaccaaatgtccaagtagtaaagactcgaaagtccgagtgtcgatttccacagggactttgttttttacttgtgttggataatttctaatttataaagaaagaagatgagATGAGGTATAAAAGATGAGTTTAAAAGAAtaggatataaaataatagctattaataaaagacaaaagaaataATAGGGAATTCAATGAGATGAGAATGTTAAGACCTAGCATGCCTTATTTGCATAAGatgcattattttatatttttctctaccacttAGGCGAATTTTCTCTACCGACATCTATTAGAATACTTGCCCTGGATGTCTCAtaatgacaagcctattttacctatctatcacccaaatgtctttgcaaagactcaataaataaaatgcatgaagttttaattttagATGCTTCATTTGATGCATGGACATAATGCAATCATTccatgtctagcaatgattttattaagatacccctttcttttagttctattagGAATTACCCTTTGTCGAGCGACTAATCCCTAAAATTGATGCATGTAAGACCTTCCTTTTATTTCCATTAGGAATTACCCTTTGTCGAGCACCTAACCCCTAAAGATGATGCAAGgatgaatgatacatgaaattaaaataagaaaggataataggaaagCAAATACCTATTTGCATTGATAGATATGAAGCatacaatacatcttttggctttttaggcctatcaggccctaactaagggtttaaCCTCTCATAGCCATAAGGGGCCTTACACTTGAAAAGGGATATAGGAACTAATGGAGGAGAAGGGATGGAAAAAGGGAATAGAAAATAatggaagagaagaaaatattcCCTAAGGGAGAGTTCTCAGGCTTTAGGTGTGTATTAGAGTGTTGTAAGACTCGGTGTGTCCTTTCTCTTTGGCTTGATCCTCTTTTTATAGTTGCTGGAGTGGACTTGGGCCTGCGCTAAGCTTGTGCTGCTCGCTTAGCGTGGGTGCTTGTTTTCACGCTTAGCGCGACTTTGCTCGCTTAGTGCCAATGCGTGTTTTCGTCGTGAGCATGTGATGCGCATTGAGCACGTCTTGGGCTGGGCCTTTTTGCTATTTTTTGCATCTTTTTGACTTTTTATTCCTCTTTTTCATATCTACAAGCCATgaataagaaaaacatcaattctTAACTTTTAAGCATAAATAattgctaaataattatttttaaggttatttccattatatttttatcataaaaaacaaCTCATATTTAGCAATTATCAGTGATGCAGTGGGGAATATAGCAAAGATATGTTGGTGGGTGCCCAAGAAACCAACCTAATCTAATGCTATACCTCAAGCACCTGCAGCCCTCAATCACCTTAGACAACAATTGTTGAAACAAAGTGGACCTCCGACAATGGAGCCTCTAATCACATGATAAGTAAAACTAGTATGTTGAGTAACATTCAAGAATATTCAAGTACAAATTGTAAAGCATAATCCTAAGTTTGCCTTAATCACCATGCCGTGTGAAGACATCCTACGCAACCCACATAACATTCGCTTTGTATTATCACATCCTGGATGGAAGGCTGTCATGTGTGAAGAACTTGAGGCCCTACATAAGAATCAAACTTGGGAACTTGCCCCTTGCACCGTTAACTTGCATGTTATTGGCTCTAAATGGGTTTTCAAAACTCAAACCTGATGGGTCCATGGATCATCTCAAAGCTCACCTTGTTGAAAAGGGATACCACCAAGTCAATGGAGTGGATTATACTGAATCATTCTCTCCCGTAATCAAGCCAGGCATCATTAGACTAATAATCACTATAGCCCCTGTTCAGATATGGTCCATTTGACAACTTGATGAAAAAAACGTGTTTTTGTGTGGTGtgctttttgaaaacatttaCATGGAGCAATCTCCTGGAATGACTAACCCTCAATTCCTAAACCATGTTTGCAAAATTCAAATGGCTCTATATGAACTTAAACAAGATCCACTAATTCTTCTcctatatgtagatgatatacTTCTCACAAGATCCACTACCACTCTGGCTTCATTCAAATTCTGCAACATGAATTTGCCATAAAGGATTTGGGATCTTTGATCATCACTTCTTCGGCATTGAGATACTCTCGAGAACTGATGACCTTCATCTATCCCAGTCACACTATGCTCTTACCATCCTTGAACGAGCTAACATGATTGATTGTAAGCCAATGCGCACACCACTTGAAGCTATGGCCAAGATGATGTCCAATAATACTCCCCTTGATGATCCATGTTACTTTTGTGGGCTTGTTGGTGCTCTACAATACCTCACTCTTATTCACTTCGATATTTCGTATAGTGGTAATCATGTGTCTCAATTTGTGCATTCTTTTACTATTGTGCATTCAAAAATGGTTCGTCATATCTTACAATATGTCTAAGAAACTATTGCAGGTCTCCACTTTACTTAAAACACTACACTtgatcttttttccttttttgatgCAGATTAGGCAGGTTGTCCTACCACTCGGCACTCTACCACTGACTATTGTATCTTTCTTGGCAGAAATCCTATCTCATGGAGTGCAAAGAAACAACCAACAGTTTCTCACTCCAAGACTGAAGCTAAATATGAGGCCATGGAAAACATTGTAGCTGAATTGACTTTTCTCTTGAAAGACCTTTACATTTCACTTGCTTGCACTCCATTATTATTTTGTGACAGTATTAGTGCTCTTCACAAGACCATCAATCCAGTTTTTCAAGACCACAACAAACACATTGAATTGGATTGTCATTTCATTTGCAAAAGAGTTGCACTTGTCAATCTTGTCACTCACCACATTCCTACCAATGATCAAGTTGCTGACCAATTTTTAAGCCTGTGTCCAATCCTCGACCTCGTTTGAGTGAGGGTATTAACAATAACCAGTTGTCTATGGACAACTATTATGATAATTATGAATGAAAGGAAATTGAGAGATAGTGCAAGGAAAATCCCCATAATCGTGCCACCAATAATGAAGACCCTTGAAGGATTAAAGTGCATTTAAATGTCACAAATCAGTCCAGCAAATCTATCAGATTCTAGTTCTACACAGTAAGATAACTTAGCCTTTATTTGAAATCTATTAATATGCGATTATACTGAACCGTTATACACTCTGTTATATATGCACCTCCATAAAATCATTTGAAGTTTTTcacatcataaaataaaaatcaaacttgtTATGCGTGTATAACTGTTTATATCATAAGTCATAATGACCATGACTAATTTTTCATTTCATAATAATCGATAGGTATAATGATTCATCCAGAGGATACACTGTTATATACACAACTTTAGAGAAGGTATTGAGACTTAAAAGGATATTTAGGACTGTATATAGTTTAGGAATGGTGGTGtccaaatttgataattatgcAGTGGGGTAAGATGCCATCATAGCTATGCCACAGAGTCCTTCCTGAGCTTTGACACCCCTCTGCATCATAATGTAGCCTTCTTCGCCCCATTCGGTTCCCCACGAGTTCTTAACCAACCAATATTGAGTTCCATCAGCGCTAACACCGTATCCCACGGCAGTGACACCGTGATCCAACTGGGTTCCACATGAACCGGTGAAAACACCAGTCTTGTAAAATTGAAAGTCAGAGCCACTGGCATCAATGGCTACAGAAACCGGTTGATTGGCCACAGCCTTTTGCAGTGCCTTCTCATTGTTAACAGGGACATCTTCATAGCCAGTGATGGTAGCAGCGTGGTTTGCTGCTTCATTTGCATTGCATTTTCCATCGACAGCCTTGTAGGGGTAATTGGCTTCAGTGTTGAGTCCATGGTTTTGGATGATGAATTTGAAAGCACCATCCATAAAACCACCCGCACAACCTTGGTCCTCACCCTTTGTGTCACAATCAACTACTTCTTGTTCGGACAAAGAGATCAATTTTCCAGAATTCAGTGCATGAATTCCTTCGGTTGCTGCAACAGCAGAAAACGCCCAACAACATCCTACAAGGccaattaaaagttattagaTAACCATTCAATTGAATTTGATTTGTGAAACAAATTATCAAGCACTTACCACATTGGCCTTGGTCCTTGATGGGTGTCACTGCACCCTTTTGCCTCCAATCCACTGTGGATGGTAATGCAGTCACATTTTCATACTTAAAAGTGGTTGTTCTTGTGATTGAGGAACACATGTGCCCCTTGAATCTATTTCTTGGTGCAATGAACTCTTCATTGGTGAGGTCTGCAAATTGATTAATGCCTAGCTTGTAAGGTTTGTTGGCAGCATTGTTGAAGGCTTCAATGTAATTCACATTTTCCTTGAATATCTTGAAACGCTTTTCCCTTTCCTCAGGGTCTTTATACACTTTGGCATAGCGAGCCATCCATTCTTCGTGCCTCTCATACATGGATGCATCTTGGAGAGTGCGAGATGTGACTTGAAAAGCCCAGAATCCCAAACAAAAAAGCAATGCCAATGAAATATGATAGAATTGATTTTTGGCAACCATGGTAGCTACTAGCTAGTGTAGTGTAATGTGACAATAATTGGAACAATTAGTTCAGACTTGTTAGTGAAATGTGTGAAAGATGTGCTCTGCCGTGCTATTCATGATTATTTGTGGTCTTTATATAGGCATGTTAACGT
Above is a window of Glycine soja cultivar W05 chromosome 12, ASM419377v2, whole genome shotgun sequence DNA encoding:
- the LOC114379553 gene encoding senescence-specific cysteine protease SAG39-like, whose amino-acid sequence is MVAKNQFYHISLALLFCLGFWAFQVTSRTLQDASMYERHEEWMARYAKVYKDPEEREKRFKIFKENVNYIEAFNNAANKPYKLGINQFADLTNEEFIAPRNRFKGHMCSSITRTTTFKYENVTALPSTVDWRQKGAVTPIKDQGQCGCCWAFSAVAATEGIHALNSGKLISLSEQEVVDCDTKGEDQGCAGGFMDGAFKFIIQNHGLNTEANYPYKAVDGKCNANEAANHAATITGYEDVPVNNEKALQKAVANQPVSVAIDASGSDFQFYKTGVFTGSCGTQLDHGVTAVGYGVSADGTQYWLVKNSWGTEWGEEGYIMMQRGVKAQEGLCGIAMMASYPTA
- the LOC114378769 gene encoding uncharacterized protein LOC114378769, with translation MIDCKPMRTPLEAMAKMMSNNTPLDDPCYFCGLVGALQYLTLIHFDISYSGNHVSQFVHSFTIVHSKMIRQVVLPLGTLPLTIVSFLAEILSHGVQRNNQQFLTPRLKLNMRPWKTL